A region of the Lysobacter sp. K5869 genome:
TTCTTCACCACAATTATTTCGTCGACATTAGCCTTAATCCGTCCCAGATTGGAACTTATCAGCCCGGCTTCGGACGTTGTGAACATGGCCGCCCTTGCACTTGATGAATCAGCTTGAATAGTAGGCGCGAGTTTCCCTAAAGCGAAAATTCCGCCACTTTGAAAGACCAGACCAGCTATAAGCACCGTCAATGATGCGTATCCTTTCGAGCGACTGTTACCTGCGCTCCGAGCAGCCGATACCTTGTCTATCGCGATCTGAAGCAAAGCATTGGCTTCACCAAATACCCGACTCGAAGTCCTGTCCAAACCGCCAGCACCTGCTCCGTCCATTTCAGACGCCCCCCTTCGAATTATCATCCGACTCCAAGGCCTTAATTACACCTTCATGAGTCATGGCTGCCAACCTCTTGATCTCCGCGGACCGATCGGTAAGCGTTTTTATTCCTTCTAGCACTGTCCCAAGTTGATATCTCTGCGAGAGTTTTTCGGTCCGATCCTTGCCACTCTCATATATAATTTCATCCCGCTTGTCGTGCGGAATCTGAGCATGCTCGTTTTCTACATGGCTAATATTCTTAAAGTTTTGCTCAACTTCGAATTGAAATGCGCGATCGAATGTTATTATTGATTTTGCATGAAGCCTGAAACGCTCTTTAAGCTTTACATGAGCTACGTCGTTATCGCCAAATGCGGAAACCAGTTCCGCCACCTCTTGCATGCTGGAGCCGGTTTCCTCGATAACTCGACGCTCGACATTCAGAAGGCGCTCATTGGCGTAATAATTTTTCTCAATTTCAAAAACGCGCCTCAACTCGCTCAATTGATTTTTTGCGGAATCCAGACTATTCACAACCTCATTTAATTTCTTTTCTTGGTCGCGAGCCAGAAAAATGTAAGTCAGCACCGCAGGAAGCAGAGTAAATAGCAAATAGGCGAGCGACGTAATGAACACATTCGATTCGCCCACCCCCTGGACCCATTTGAGAAAAGTGCCACTCAACGCTGCGGCAAGGCCAATAAAAACGTACTTGACGAGCCCGCTACCACTAGACGCTCCATTCAACTGTGCAGCCATACCACCCCCTCGGTAGATTGCCTTGGTGAAACAACAAATCAGCGTTTCTCATCCCTAGGCGGACTCGGATCGTTCCCATAACTATCGCTATCCTGAATCCGCCCATCCTTCCCATGGATGACAAGCTCCACCTCATCCTTCCGCGCCAAATCCCGCCCCGCCGCTTCGGCATCCACCTTGCGGTCGTGCACGGAACTGGCTCGCTCGGCGCCTTCGCGCTTGACGGCCCAGCCTTCGGGGTGCGGTACGACGTGAACGTCTTTCTTCGACATGGTCCTTGTCCCAGTAATGGCGCGCGGATCGCGCGCAAGCCGACGCTAGCAACGCGGCGCGAAGACCACTCGCGGCTTGTGCATTCGACGTGCCTAGCCGCGCCGCGTCTTTCTGAAAACGTGAAATCCGGACGCGCGAGGACGCGGGAGCGCTTCGGCGACAGATGCAGAGAGGCGAACGCTTGGCTGGCCCGCGAAGAAACGACGGGGGCCGTCAACTACCCCGCCTCCGACATCGCGGCTCGCCCAGCCGCAACCGGGCAACCGTCCGCCTCATCCGCTCAACCCCAGCGCCCACCGTGCCACCCGAGCGCCACACCCACCCACGCCCCAACAAAAAACCGCCCGAAGGCGGCTGATCGTTACAACCCGGCGCGAGTGCGGCGTACGCGACCGGATCACTGCGCCAGCGCCGCCGCTTAAAGCGACTTGCGCCGACCGCGCCGACCTTGCCTTGCGCAACCCGCCCATCCCGCGCTGAGATCGGACACGTTCAAGCAACGCCGCCCCCTTCAAGCAGCGCCGCGGCCTTCAAGCGCGAACACCATCGAGCCCCGCACCGCGCGCTGTCTCGCTCTCGCCACCGCTCCCGGCCGAACGCCCCACGCCAGCCCGCCACAAACGCAAACCGTCAACGCCCGCCCGGCGAAGCCTTCTGCAACCGTTCGATCTGCCGCGCCGCGCCTTTGTTGCCCGGATCGAGCGCCAACGCCCGCCGATAGTGCGCGATGGCCAACGCGTTCTCGCCATTGAGCGCATGCGCCTCGCCCAGACTGTCCTGGGCATTGCCGCTGCGCGGGAACAAGGCCGCGACCAGTTTCATGATCGCCAAGCCTTCGCGCGGGCGACCGCTGTGCAGCAGGCGATAGCCCCAATCGTTGAGTTCCGCCTCGTTCCACGGCTGCGACGGATCGCGCCGCGCGATCTCGCGGGCCGTGCGCACGGCCCGGCCGTAGCCGCCGTCGTCGAGCGCGATGCGCAACGCCGGCACGCCAGTCGGACGCAGCGCCGGCGCCCAGTACCCCGCGATCCGGTCGATCTCGTCCTCGGGATAAGCGCCGGACAGATTGGTCAGAATCACCACCGCCACGTTGTCCTGCGGATACAGATAAAACGCCGAACGCGCGCCGCCGGTCATGCCCACCGCGCGGTGCCCCGCCCCTCGCGGGAACATCGTCCACCCCAGGCCCCACTGCCCCGCGCGTCCGTCGTTGAACGCGACCGGCGTCCACATCGTCGCGACCGCCTCCGGCCCGAGCAGCGTTCCCTGCTGCAGCGCGATCAACCAACGCGCCACGTCCTCGGCGTTGCCGACCAAGCCGTTAGACGCGCGCTTGAACGGCAGCGAGACGGGATAGCGCTGTTCGAGCACCCCGGCCGCGCCCGGCGCGGACCGCACGAACTGATAATCCGGCCCCTTACCGGCGATCACATCGCGTGAATCGCCGTAGCGGCTGTGCCCCATGCCCGCGGCGGCAAGCTGCGCGTCGGCCACCGTCGCATCCTCCTCGCGCCCATAGACCCGATTGAGCGCGCGCTGGATCAGCGTGTAATTGGTCTGGCAGTAGTGGAAGCGTTCGCCCGGCGCGAACAGCACGGGCTGCGCCAACGCCCAGTTCCAAGCCTGGACCGCATCGGTTTCCACCGTCGGCGCGCGATTGATATCGGGCAAGCCCGAGGTATGACTGAGCAACTGCCGCACCGTCACCACGCGCCAAGCCTCGGGCAAACCGTCGAGGTAAGTCGCTATCGGCGCAGCGAGATCGAACTTGCCCGCCTCGACCGCCTGCATCGCCGCCACGCCGGTGAAGGCCTTGCTGATCGACGCCAGGGTAAACACGCTCTGCACCGTCGCCGGCACATCCAGCGCGACGTTCGCCGAGCCGTACGCGCGCGAGAACACGATCGCGCCGTCCTTGACCACCGCGACCTGGGCGCCGGGCACGCGGAACCGGGCGATGTAGGCGCGCATCGCGCGGTCGGTCTGATCGGCGGCGGTGTCGGCCGGCTGCGCCTGGGTCGCCGAACACACAAACAATGCAAGTAACGGTGCGAACAACCACCCCCAGGCACAGCGGTCGAGGCGCGGAATCGTCGGATGCACGAGCTGGTTTCCCCGGTGGCGACGTTCGCGATGATACCGAGGGAACGCTCGCAGGCTAGCCGCCCTCGCTCCATGCACATAAGTTAAGTAATTTTTCCATTCCCGAGTCCGCGCCAGCGACTCGCGAAAGCGAATTTCGGACTCGCGAGAGCAAACGCCAGACTCGCGAGAGTGAAATTCGGACTCCGGAGAGCCGATTTCGCTCTCTCGAGAGCGAAATCGGGACTCGCGAATCCGACGCTGGCTCTCGCGAGTCTGAAAACCGCTCTCGTGAGAGCAAAATTCAGACTCGCGAGAGCTAACACGTGACTCGATTAAGCCGAATTCGCTCTCTCGAGAATGGTTTTCAGACTCGCGAAAGCCGTCGCCGCCTTCACGAGTCCCGCGCCGGCTTTCGCGGAGCCTCTGTCGACTCGTCCGCCCCTAACAGTACGGGTCGTCCAGTTCCTAACCGGGCAATCGTCCACGCCCTCCGCTCCCCCTTTTCACCCGCCGCCCCTCTCGAGCGCCCCACCTGCCCACGCCCCAACGAAAAAGCCGCCCGAAGGCGGCTTATCGATACTCCCGGGCGCGAACGAAGCGCGCGCGGTTAGCTCACTCCGCCGGTGCCGCCGCCTCACGCCGCGGCTTGGCCCAACGCGCGGACATCTCCTTACGCAGCCCGTCCAACCCCTGATTCTTCCCGGACACCTTGAGCAACCCGTAACCCTCCAGCGCGAACGCCATCAAATCCGCCCCGAGCGCGGTCTCGGTGTCGTCGCCTCGCTCGGCCAGACGCTGCAAGCGATCAAGTAGCGGACGCAGGCGGTCGAGCGTGCGCAGATCCAACTGCGCCCCGGGCAGGTCCAGGCTGGGCGGCACGATCTGCTGGTTCTGCTCCAACACCCGCAGAGCCTGCCGACAGAACACCTCGGACTTCGCGCCCATCTTGTTGAGGCGGCGGCGCTCGTCAGGCGACAGCGACATCAGGCCGGACAGCGCTGATTCCAGTTGATCCAATGCCGCCTGCGCAGTGGCGACTTGTTCCTCGGTCACGTCTAGATGAATCAGATTAAGGCTCATGGGAGGCTCCATTTCGATGGACTGCTCGTCGGATTGACGGCGGGCGACATCGTCGGAAAGTGGAGGTGCTGTGGGGAGTCGGAGAGCGCCGCGATCTGGAGTCGGGGATTTCTTGGGTGAAAAAAAGTGCCAAGACATGCCAACTCGAAATCATTCAAAACCAGCGCTTCGCTGGCATCACAGTGGACCCACCATTACTTACTTGAGGAAGGAAAAGTAACCGATTGAATAATTCGGTCCAAATCACTCGCCAATCTATCAAAGCACTGTGCCAATGCTTCAGCCGATAGATACATCACGTCCGACACAGCCTCGCCGCGCGGTTCAGTGAGTTGCGCCAGCAAGCGTAAGTGATCACGAGCTTGAACCAAGTCTTGACAGACATCGACCGAAAAAAAGCAAAAGCGCTCTGATCCGGCTAGAACGGGCTGCTTATGCATAGAAAACCTCCTGGCTGGCTGGCTCTCGACGCTAACAGCAAAGGCAAAATATTCAAAAAAAGAATAAACCAATCACCCCCAAGCCACTCTTGAAAAAATTGGCCAAAAAAATCAAAAAACAAACAACACACTCAACTACAGCCCATCGAGCACTCCCGCTCGGATGACATTACAAAATCCTCCAATCCAACCGGCAGGGGAGACCTCGCAGCCAAACTTCTAAAATCGAGACTTGCCGGGGAAAATGCCAAATCCGCAACAGCCCCCCCGACAAGTGTAGATTGATTCGAGCGTATATCCGCATAAACTAAATGCACCCAAATTTTAAAGAAAATATAAACAAATTTCCCGCGCACCCAGTTTTGCGCAAGAATAGACCCAAAAAAATTCCGCGCCTTTTCAATAGCATCGTCTGACACTGGACGATCTGTCTTCACTAAAGAATCTAAACGCTGCGCATCTCGAACAACAACGCCATTCAATGAAATATCAATTGCCGAAAGCGCGCCATCAGATATGTTCACGTTGCCAACAGACTGCCCCACAGCCCCGTACAAGACATAACAAGCTGGCAAAACCAAATTAGTGAAATCGTTCAAAACCCTTTCATACTGAGCAACCAGCCGCCTCTTTTGCTCAGGATCAAGAATAAAATTCAAGTCCGTTCTCAATAAAGACTCAAGGACCTGGGAGTTAACAAGCAAGTTCTCGACAGAATAGAATGGCGCGACATATATATCACTGCCGTATTCCGCATCTCGCAAGCCATCATAGTCATGATCAACAATGAAATAAGTGCACGCATGTAGCCCTGTTTTATCTCGGAGTAACATCTCCCGAAATTCCAAAACGTTAGCTTTTCCCTTTGCAACTAACGACTCCCAATGCAAATCCGCAGATATTCGACGCAGCCAGATGTCATAAATAATCAAGTCTTCCTTTCCTTCGACGACAAAAACTAACGCACACTTATGCACCCCCCTCAATCGCGCGAGAGCTGTCTTCAGCACCACAGGCCGATGCCGCTGAGCGCGCAAATAATCCCCCGTTATTTCCGCCATTAGAACAACCCCTGCGAATTCTTAGCAACCTTCAAAGTGCCCGCATAAGGATCCAATTCATTATCAAAAACGAACGGTGAATGAGTAATTGCTAGCAATTGGCATACAGACCCGGAACGGAGCATATCCGGCAGAATTCGTCTCTGCCATTCTATCGAAAGCGATAGCTCAGGCTCATCCACCAGAACAAGCTTCTGCCTCTCATATAAATATAACTTAGCCAAAATAGAGACAATTTGCTTCTCGCCAGAAGAGAGCTGACTTAGTGGAATAGGCCGACTCGTCCAGGAATTAATAACAGCAACTTGCATTAAATTTTGATCGTAAGTAAAAACCTTCTCCTCATTTGAATCACTTAAATAACTATTACACGCATCCACAAAGCGCTGAAGCATAGCCTCAGTTTCCTTTGTCTTCTCAATTACCCCTCCTAAACGCCTCAGAAAATAACGAAGTAGTATCTGATCTTCATTGGAAATATCGCCAGACTCGTACAACGCCGCGATAGCGGATATGCGCTTTTCGTTTTGGGTGTCCGAAATAGACGGCACCTTGTAACTATCTACAACCGATCTTGAATCGCGTGACACGCGCGATAAAAATCGCTTGAGAGAATCGAGGTCAGGCAAAGCGCCGCGAGATGGCGATTCAAATTTAATACTTCCCGACAGCGCATCATCGATGATAGTCGCGCTCGCATTCCTATATTCAAAATTCGATATTCTCTCAACCTCATCTGAAAGCTCAGCGAGACGCAGCTCCACATCCTCCAAACCAAAGTTAATATTCCCGGTATCCAGAGAAGCACTGGCCTTGAGCGTCGCCATGTGCCGTGCCGCGCCAATCACATGCCCCTTTCTATTCCTTGCTCGCGGACTCAAAAGAGGGTTCTCGATGCGCCGATATGTCGGTAAATAAAGTATATCCACCTCCCCCAAGGCAGCGCCCACGGCATCACCAACCTGCCTTAACTCAATCGTGTTATTGAAAGAAAGGCCAGCGGCAATATCATCAAGAACAGAATAAATATCAGCATGATCCATTGAAGTATTCGTATACAATCTTCTAATTATTGAGCTATTCCGCACCGAGGCGGCACTTCTTCCGCTGATGTAATCACTTGATATGAAGTCATAGAGATCCTCCTCCGAAACCCCAGACTCATGCGCCAATCTGGCCAATCGTTCGTGCGTGTCATTTTTAGTCGCCCCTATTGTTTCTTTCCTTAACTCTACCGAATGATCAAGGGCAAAAAATTCGCACTCAATTGACGAAAACTCCAATGATTGCAATCGATAAAATCTTCTCCGCAGAAACGCATGCAGCGCGTTTAGAACCGTGGTCTTTCCGGAGCCGTTACCAGCAATCAATATCAAAAGATTGTCATTAAATGTGATTTCGACATCCTTGTACCCATACAACCCATTTATCTTAAATCGTTTAATTATCGGCCCGTGCATAGACACATCCTCAATCTAAAATCACGAATAGAATTGAAGCGCAGCCTGCGCCTCACCAAGAATCGACAATGTATACGCCCCAAGCGATCCACCGGCATCCCCGGCCAATCTCAGCCCCCCTCTTTCTACAGCTGCACTCGACCATCGGGAATCATGCTCCCCCGCTGACGGATCACTCCTCCCGAACCTTCACGCCGCGCCAGGCAATGGCGCGCGTTACAGTCGCTGCGCACAGTAGGTGACGTTTATCTTCGACTATCAGCGCCAAAGGCAGCTAGTGCTGACTCATTTAATCCCTCATTACTGCCAGGATGCCGTTGGCGAGCAAACCAAACTCTCCTTCCATACGCTCCACTTCGTCTACCTTCAATTCCCCACACAACCGCCCCTGCATTCGCACGACTGCCTCCACCGCTCCCGGCGCTAACCTGCGACTCACATAGTCACTAAGACACCGCCCCGTCGCCGCATCTAGTCCACGCACCCCCGGCCCCAGACGCACACGCATCGCGTCAAGTCCGATCTCCGGTTCTGCCACGTCATCGAGATCACGTAAAGCTTGAGTGAGGTCACTTTCAAAGTTGCCCAGGTTCCAGGTGCTTTCGATCACACGAGCCCCACGCTCACACTGAGCCAGCACAACCTCCCCCTGCCCCAAATCCCGCAAAATCCGCTCAGCAACACCCCGCCAAGCCATCGGATCCCGCTGCCCCCGAGCATCCTCGACCATATCGAACGTCTCATAGACGTTGATCCCATGCTCCGCCGGCAACAAATGCCGATTGTTGCCAACGCCATTGGTATAGACCGGGCACCCCTGGTGGACGGATTCGAGCACATAGAACCCAAACGGCTCCGGGAACCGGTTATAGGCCAACCCAAACCGACACCCACGCATCAGCCGGAACAACGCGGCTTGGCTCAGGTGCGGGACGCGCACGAAGTAGTCGGCGCAGCTGCGGCCGGCGGGGGCGAGCATGGCGTCGAGGCCGCGGCGGACGTCGTCGGTGAGCGAGTGTTCGGAGACGAGCAGGCGAATGCGCGGCAGCGGTGCGGTGCGCAGTTCGTTGAGCCAGTAGAGGATGCTCAGCGTCGCCAGCCAGTCTTGTTTGCCCGGTTGCAGGGCGTGGCCCCAGACGGTGGCGCCGCTGTCGAGTTCGCGCAGCAGCGCGGTCGGCAGGTCGGCGCCGTGGGCGAAGCCGGGGTGGCCGTCGCGGCGTTCGACGCTGGGCACGGGCAGGCGGATCGAGCGGGTGCGCATCAGGCCGCGCGGGTTGAGCACGCGGCGCTGGCGCCAGTTGGGGAAGGCGAACAGCGAGCGCAGGACGCTGGCGAGATAGGGCGAGTTGGCGAGGTGCAGGTCGACGGCGGGGTTGGCCATCCAGGCGCCGGTGCCGTAGGCCAGGCCGTGGTACAGCACGGCGTTGTGGCGCGCCCAGCCGCGTTCGGGCGAGCGCACGGCGGTGCCGGTGGCGTCGTACAGGGCGATGTGCGGGGGCGCGTCGCCGTCGAGGCGGCTGAGTTGGCCGGCGAGGCC
Encoded here:
- a CDS encoding serine hydrolase, producing MCSATQAQPADTAADQTDRAMRAYIARFRVPGAQVAVVKDGAIVFSRAYGSANVALDVPATVQSVFTLASISKAFTGVAAMQAVEAGKFDLAAPIATYLDGLPEAWRVVTVRQLLSHTSGLPDINRAPTVETDAVQAWNWALAQPVLFAPGERFHYCQTNYTLIQRALNRVYGREEDATVADAQLAAAGMGHSRYGDSRDVIAGKGPDYQFVRSAPGAAGVLEQRYPVSLPFKRASNGLVGNAEDVARWLIALQQGTLLGPEAVATMWTPVAFNDGRAGQWGLGWTMFPRGAGHRAVGMTGGARSAFYLYPQDNVAVVILTNLSGAYPEDEIDRIAGYWAPALRPTGVPALRIALDDGGYGRAVRTAREIARRDPSQPWNEAELNDWGYRLLHSGRPREGLAIMKLVAALFPRSGNAQDSLGEAHALNGENALAIAHYRRALALDPGNKGAARQIERLQKASPGGR
- a CDS encoding DUF2188 domain-containing protein, coding for MSKKDVHVVPHPEGWAVKREGAERASSVHDRKVDAEAAGRDLARKDEVELVIHGKDGRIQDSDSYGNDPSPPRDEKR
- a CDS encoding DUF4435 domain-containing protein, which gives rise to MAEITGDYLRAQRHRPVVLKTALARLRGVHKCALVFVVEGKEDLIIYDIWLRRISADLHWESLVAKGKANVLEFREMLLRDKTGLHACTYFIVDHDYDGLRDAEYGSDIYVAPFYSVENLLVNSQVLESLLRTDLNFILDPEQKRRLVAQYERVLNDFTNLVLPACYVLYGAVGQSVGNVNISDGALSAIDISLNGVVVRDAQRLDSLVKTDRPVSDDAIEKARNFFGSILAQNWVRGKFVYIFFKIWVHLVYADIRSNQSTLVGGAVADLAFSPASLDFRSLAARSPLPVGLEDFVMSSERECSMGCS
- a CDS encoding AAA family ATPase, which gives rise to MHGPIIKRFKINGLYGYKDVEITFNDNLLILIAGNGSGKTTVLNALHAFLRRRFYRLQSLEFSSIECEFFALDHSVELRKETIGATKNDTHERLARLAHESGVSEEDLYDFISSDYISGRSAASVRNSSIIRRLYTNTSMDHADIYSVLDDIAAGLSFNNTIELRQVGDAVGAALGEVDILYLPTYRRIENPLLSPRARNRKGHVIGAARHMATLKASASLDTGNINFGLEDVELRLAELSDEVERISNFEYRNASATIIDDALSGSIKFESPSRGALPDLDSLKRFLSRVSRDSRSVVDSYKVPSISDTQNEKRISAIAALYESGDISNEDQILLRYFLRRLGGVIEKTKETEAMLQRFVDACNSYLSDSNEEKVFTYDQNLMQVAVINSWTSRPIPLSQLSSGEKQIVSILAKLYLYERQKLVLVDEPELSLSIEWQRRILPDMLRSGSVCQLLAITHSPFVFDNELDPYAGTLKVAKNSQGLF